The following are from one region of the Nicotiana tabacum cultivar K326 chromosome 3, ASM71507v2, whole genome shotgun sequence genome:
- the LOC107809545 gene encoding coniferyl alcohol acyltransferase-like encodes MKHVRIEMGTKRGFNVKVIKTEVVAASLPMQEHWLPQSNLDLLLPPMDVGVFFCYQNPIISGMPKYSFGSMVKVLKVSLAETLVSYYAFAGELVQNLAGEPEILCNNAGVNFTEAWADIELKEINLYNPDESIEGKLVPKKNHGVLAVQATQLKCGGIVVACTFDHRVADAYSTNMFLVSWAEIAQSKPLSQLPSFRRSFLSPRRPSHYDPLVIDSMYIPISALKQETRAVTNIDDDEQVISRIYYVKAEEISRLQSLANNCNNDMISTKFHRFTKLETFSAFLWKTIANGMGENSTRNYENFRFGIVVNGRSRLSDGVEEQAKVLKGYFGNVLSTPFGEKKVEKLKEKPLSWVANAVHEFLEPAKTKEHFLGLINWVEDHRPEPALARIYATNEDAVAVVVSSGQQFPVGKIEFGWGEPVFGSYHFPWEGKAGYVMPMPSPKGNGDWVVYMHMLKWQLELVDASAANMFKPLTADYLNLK; translated from the exons ATGAAACATGTTAGAATTGAGATGGGTACCAAAAGGGGCTTCAATGTGAAGGTGATCAAAACTGAGGTGGTGGCAGCATCGTTGCCAATGCAAGAGCATTGGCTACCACAGTCAAATCTTGATTTGCTCTTGCCTCCAATGGACGTTGGGGTTTTCTTTTGTTACCAGAACCCCATTATTTCTGGGATGCCAAAGTATTCATTTGGGTCAATGGTCAAAGTTCTAAAGGTTTCTTTGGCTGAAACCTTGGTTTCCTATTATGCATTTGCAGGGGAGTTAGTTCAGAACCTTGCTGGAGAGCCTGAAATTCTCTGCAACAATGCCGGAGTCAATTTCACAGAAGCTTGGGCTGATATAGAGCTCAAAGAAATTAACTTGTATAATCCAGATGAAAGCATAGAGGGTAAGCTTGTACCAAAGAAGAATCACGGTGTACTAGCCGTTCAG GCTACACAACTCAAATGTGGAGGAATAGTGGTGGCTTGTACATTTGATCATAGAGTTGCTGATGCTTATTCAACCAACATGTTTCTcgtatcatgggctgaaatagcTCAGTCCAAACCACTCTCTCAGCTCCCATCTTTCCGACGTTCCTTTCTTTCTCCACGGCGTCCCTCCCACTACGATCCCTTGGTAATAGACAGCATGTACATACCTATCTCTGCCCTGAAACAAGAGACACGTGCTGTCACaaatattgatgatgatgaacaaGTTATAAGTAGAATTTACTATGTCAAGGCTGAAGAAATCAGCCGCCTCCAATCATTGGCAAATAATTGTAATAACGACATGAttagcacaaaattccacaggTTTACTAAGCTTGAAACATTCAGTGCTTTCCTATGGAAAACTATAGCCAATGGGATGGGGGAAAATAGTACTCGTAATTACGAGAACTTCAGGTTTGGGATTGTGGTTAATGGCAGGAGTAGATTGAGCGACGGAGTTGAAGAACAAGCCAAGGTACTAAAAGGGTATTTTGGGAATGTTCTTTCCACCCCATTTGGGGAGAAGAAAGTGGAGAAACTAAAGGAGAAACCTTTAAGTTGGGTAGCAAATGCAGTTCATGAGTTTCTTGAACCTGCAAAAACTAAAGAACATTTTCTTGGGTTAATAAATTGGGTGGAGGATCATCGTCCAGAACCAGCTTTAGCAAGAATCTACGCCACAAATGAAGATGCAGTGGCGGTGGTGGTGTCGTCGGGGCAGCAGTTTCCGGTGGGGAAGATTGAATTTGGGTGGGGAGAGCCAGTGTTTGGGTCGTATCATTTTCCATGGGAAGGGAAAGCAGGATATGTGATGCCAATGCCGAGTCCTAAAGGAAATGGAGATTGGGTTGTTTATATGCACATGTTGAAATGGCAGTTGGAATTGGTTGACGCTTCTGCGGCCAATATGTTCAAGCCCCTGACTGCAGATTATCTCAACTTGAAGTAA